From the Candidatus Peregrinibacteria bacterium genome, one window contains:
- a CDS encoding Fic family protein: MFLKIPKPDGKKIDWKKLQKLIFSDEFRSSEHWKIFLEKQNSPQYKSWEQVQYSPSLPPELNPEESFQLLSIIRGFSAKKTPLTDTNGNPFVWEELNRFRFFCDDFSKNFGVYKSHHTLSKEKQELRRKKIFEGTVEEAIASSQIEGAIITRKQGKELLQSKRAPKTHSEKMVINNYETIVRIETEWKHRNMSEELLLEIQKSLTRGTLENSDQEGRFRTKKDHIVVGNPLSNETAFIPPEEKQMRKQLLRCIDFTNDTLKCDEYFGDLPSAILIHFWLAYLHPFCDGNGRTARALFYWYLLRKNYLSIGFLPISNRIRASKRQYENAFLLAEQDQNNLTYFFDYIIRQMRLSVKDFEQYEMKATEEEQKRRQIAEKHHDLSGRQIELLRYFAKKSDKFTTFKRHQLYHNISYITARKDLIDLEIRKLLISKKRKKDVVFFPTKKVRDFL, translated from the coding sequence ATGTTTCTCAAAATTCCAAAACCAGATGGAAAAAAAATAGATTGGAAGAAGCTGCAAAAACTCATTTTTTCTGATGAATTTCGTTCTTCCGAGCATTGGAAAATATTTTTGGAAAAACAAAACAGTCCTCAATACAAATCGTGGGAGCAGGTACAATATTCTCCTTCTCTTCCCCCCGAACTCAACCCAGAAGAATCGTTTCAACTCCTCTCGATTATCCGTGGATTTTCTGCCAAAAAAACTCCTCTCACCGATACAAACGGAAACCCATTTGTTTGGGAAGAACTCAATCGATTTCGGTTTTTCTGTGATGATTTTTCAAAAAACTTTGGTGTATACAAGTCGCATCACACGCTCTCAAAAGAGAAACAGGAACTCCGAAGGAAAAAAATATTTGAAGGAACCGTAGAAGAAGCCATTGCTTCTTCGCAAATTGAAGGAGCAATAATTACGCGGAAACAGGGAAAAGAGCTTTTACAATCAAAACGAGCCCCAAAAACACATTCGGAAAAAATGGTGATCAACAACTATGAGACTATTGTTCGTATTGAAACCGAATGGAAACACCGAAACATGAGTGAAGAACTTCTGCTCGAAATTCAAAAAAGTCTTACCAGAGGTACTCTTGAGAATTCCGATCAGGAGGGACGATTTCGAACCAAAAAAGACCATATCGTTGTTGGCAACCCACTTTCAAATGAAACTGCTTTTATCCCTCCAGAAGAAAAGCAGATGCGAAAACAACTCTTGCGATGTATCGATTTTACGAATGACACTTTAAAATGTGATGAATACTTTGGAGATTTGCCAAGTGCCATTTTAATTCATTTTTGGCTCGCATATCTTCATCCCTTTTGCGATGGAAATGGACGAACAGCACGCGCACTTTTTTACTGGTACCTCCTTCGAAAAAACTATCTTTCTATTGGTTTTCTTCCCATATCAAACCGGATTCGAGCATCAAAACGGCAGTATGAAAATGCTTTTTTGCTTGCAGAGCAAGATCAGAATAATCTCACCTATTTTTTTGATTACATCATTCGTCAGATGCGTCTTTCGGTAAAAGATTTTGAGCAATACGAAATGAAGGCGACAGAAGAAGAACAAAAGAGAAGACAAATTGCCGAAAAACACCATGACCTTTCGGGAAGACAAATAGAGTTACTGCGGTACTTTGCAAAAAAGAGCGATAAATTTACTACTTTCAAAAGACATCAGCTCTACCACAATATTTCGTATATCACGGCGAGAAAAGACCTCATCGACCTCGAAATAAGAAAGCTCCTCATATCTAAAAAGCGAAAAAAGGATGTTGTATTTTTTCCTACAAAAAAGGTGAGAGACTTTCTGTAG
- a CDS encoding glycosyltransferase family 39 protein: protein MFSSSRFWLVFPPILFTILGFLLYFQSIFFGITYSDDNVLVLEKQPFFSNLANIPKTFLDDDFQNQGQGTYYRPLVMSSFILDTQWKSPNSYVAYHITNILLLVVAAWLTFFLFCILGFPKSLSLLSAILFLVHPGNNQSVAWMTGRVDTILTIFVLSSLLFFIRFFRTKDLLSALFSLFFLVTALFTKETAIMLPLIFVEMAVVLEAQKSTSSFFSQIPSILLLWRKKKQHTFFWFGGVTLLLTACWFFLRNIAIAPSIQGVKESHLFTFENIILLFHNLPFLLPHLGKIVLPINLSPYHVAEDMLFLPGLFSLLLLGTFGWFFRKRIHFLIVLFGMTWFALFLIPTFLNPDSEQEKAFFENRLTLPMVGILLIFLEYSRAIWKQRKSLLYAFWGIITLLFATLSFWNIGYYKDGISYWKRAVETSPHASFAWNNLGAMSYLSGEKEVAKSHWKRALQENAKEKLVNANLGLLAMEEGKTHEAEQYFLQELKIDQFSEKGNINLALLYANTGRLPEAKKILKSFLVVFPDHEEARNMLFQITSFENQQSSKKNKNL, encoded by the coding sequence ATGTTTTCTTCCTCCCGATTTTGGCTGGTTTTCCCTCCTATTCTTTTTACTATTCTCGGATTTTTACTCTATTTTCAGAGCATTTTTTTCGGAATTACCTATTCTGATGATAATGTGCTTGTTCTTGAAAAACAGCCTTTTTTCTCAAATCTTGCGAATATTCCAAAAACATTTCTCGATGATGATTTTCAGAACCAAGGACAAGGAACGTATTACCGTCCACTCGTGATGTCGAGCTTTATTCTCGACACCCAATGGAAAAGTCCAAACTCGTATGTCGCCTATCACATAACGAATATTCTCCTCCTTGTTGTGGCGGCGTGGCTCACGTTTTTCTTGTTTTGTATTCTTGGATTTCCAAAATCCCTATCATTATTATCAGCAATTCTTTTTTTGGTACACCCCGGAAATAATCAGTCTGTCGCATGGATGACGGGACGAGTGGATACTATTCTTACTATTTTTGTTCTCAGTTCCCTTCTCTTTTTTATCCGATTTTTTCGAACGAAAGACCTTCTTTCTGCTCTTTTTTCTCTCTTTTTTCTTGTGACAGCGCTCTTCACAAAGGAGACTGCTATTATGCTTCCCCTTATTTTTGTAGAAATGGCAGTTGTCTTGGAAGCGCAAAAATCCACTTCATCATTTTTTTCGCAAATACCATCAATTCTTCTGCTTTGGAGGAAGAAGAAGCAACATACCTTTTTCTGGTTTGGCGGAGTAACACTTTTGCTTACTGCATGTTGGTTTTTCCTTCGAAATATCGCCATTGCCCCTAGTATTCAGGGAGTAAAAGAAAGTCATCTTTTTACGTTTGAGAATATTATTCTCTTGTTTCATAATTTGCCGTTTCTCCTGCCTCACTTGGGAAAAATAGTGCTCCCCATTAATCTCTCTCCCTATCACGTTGCTGAAGATATGTTGTTTTTACCAGGGCTTTTTTCCCTCTTACTTTTGGGAACTTTTGGGTGGTTTTTTCGAAAAAGAATCCATTTTCTAATTGTTCTTTTTGGGATGACGTGGTTTGCACTCTTTCTCATTCCTACGTTTTTAAATCCCGATTCCGAACAGGAGAAGGCATTTTTTGAAAATCGTCTCACTCTTCCTATGGTTGGTATTCTCCTTATTTTTCTGGAATATTCCCGTGCAATTTGGAAACAAAGAAAGTCACTTCTTTATGCTTTCTGGGGAATAATCACCCTTCTTTTTGCCACACTTTCTTTTTGGAATATTGGATATTACAAAGATGGCATATCTTATTGGAAACGGGCAGTAGAAACCTCACCCCATGCGTCTTTTGCATGGAATAATCTTGGTGCTATGAGTTATTTGTCAGGAGAGAAAGAAGTTGCAAAATCTCATTGGAAACGGGCACTTCAGGAAAATGCGAAAGAAAAACTCGTGAATGCGAATCTCGGGCTTCTTGCTATGGAAGAAGGAAAAACACATGAGGCAGAGCAGTATTTTTTACAAGAACTCAAAATTGATCAATTCTCTGAAAAAGGGAATATAAATCTTGCTCTTCTCTATGCCAATACAGGGCGATTACCTGAGGCAAAGAAGATTCTTAAGTCTTTTCTTGTTGTTTTTCCAGATCACGAAGAAGCGCGAAATATGCTTTTTCAGATTACCAGTTTTGAGAATCAACAATCCTCTAAGAAAAACAAAAATCTTTGA
- the nusB gene encoding transcription antitermination factor NusB has translation MKQRHLARQVAVQVIVSLLLQDADPEEVITFVHEDLNERLASRSFLTLLVYGVLQNREEIDKHIQYFAPEWPIVKLDPVERAILELGSFELTATDTPPAIVINESVELAKEFGDDTAGKFINGVLSSLARHIGKIPAPL, from the coding sequence ATGAAACAGCGGCATCTTGCCCGGCAAGTTGCGGTTCAGGTGATTGTATCGCTTCTCCTTCAAGACGCTGACCCTGAGGAGGTTATTACTTTTGTCCATGAAGATCTCAACGAGCGATTAGCGAGTCGAAGTTTTTTGACGCTTCTCGTCTATGGCGTGCTTCAGAATCGTGAAGAAATCGATAAACACATTCAGTATTTTGCCCCAGAATGGCCTATTGTAAAACTCGATCCTGTTGAACGTGCCATTCTAGAATTGGGGAGTTTTGAGCTCACTGCTACTGACACACCTCCGGCTATTGTTATTAATGAATCGGTCGAACTTGCGAAAGAGTTTGGCGATGATACTGCTGGAAAATTTATTAACGGTGTTTTGAGCTCTTTAGCGCGACATATTGGGAAAATTCCGGCTCCACTATGA
- a CDS encoding nucleotide exchange factor GrpE encodes MKNSSSQQSKNPPDLEENTSSSLSEVEALQKDLSEKEEQLLRALADLQNVRRRWKDDASRLPVLGMEKVILAILPSLDHFELAMKNTTEEGDEWKKGIEAIFIGLFSALSTIGVEKIEATDIPVDPNFHEVIMADEEKPEGMVCEILQSGYRLGEKVIRPAKIKAGSKTPES; translated from the coding sequence ATGAAAAACAGTAGCTCCCAACAATCGAAAAATCCACCGGATCTGGAAGAAAACACATCTTCATCCTTGAGTGAAGTGGAGGCACTCCAAAAAGATCTTTCCGAAAAGGAAGAACAACTTCTTCGAGCGCTTGCAGATTTGCAAAATGTTCGGAGACGATGGAAAGACGATGCAAGCCGACTTCCTGTTCTTGGGATGGAGAAAGTGATTCTTGCCATTCTTCCGAGCCTCGACCACTTTGAACTTGCCATGAAGAATACAACAGAAGAAGGAGACGAATGGAAAAAGGGTATTGAAGCCATTTTTATTGGTCTTTTCTCTGCACTTTCTACCATTGGCGTGGAAAAAATAGAAGCTACTGATATCCCCGTTGACCCCAATTTTCACGAAGTGATTATGGCAGATGAGGAAAAACCAGAAGGAATGGTGTGCGAAATTCTCCAGAGTGGCTACCGACTTGGAGAAAAAGTAATTCGTCCTGCAAAAATTAAAGCGGGGAGCAAGACACCAGAAAGCTAA
- the map gene encoding type I methionyl aminopeptidase, translating into MAIPILSSEEIRKMRAAGKAAAKVLDFIAPYVQKGVSTEILNTLCHEHIVNNGDIPAPLNYHGFPKSICTSINNVICHGIPSEKEILKDGDILNIDVTVIKDGYYGDTSRMFCIGNVSSKAKKLVERTEKAMYRGISTVKPGAKINDIGVAIQKYVSKFNYGIVRDFTGHGIGSVFHTDPSVLHYDTGHPGIILRTGMAFTVEPMINESSNWESVIDKSDKWTVRTKDGALSAQFEHTILVTETGYEILTLS; encoded by the coding sequence ATGGCAATTCCCATTCTTTCTTCGGAAGAAATACGAAAAATGCGCGCCGCAGGAAAAGCGGCGGCAAAAGTATTAGATTTTATTGCGCCGTATGTTCAAAAAGGAGTAAGTACCGAAATACTAAATACCCTTTGTCATGAACATATTGTCAACAACGGTGATATTCCAGCGCCACTCAACTATCATGGTTTTCCCAAGAGTATTTGTACCTCAATCAACAACGTCATTTGTCATGGAATTCCTTCGGAAAAAGAAATTCTCAAAGATGGCGATATTCTCAATATCGATGTCACGGTTATTAAGGACGGATATTACGGTGATACTTCGCGCATGTTCTGCATTGGAAATGTGAGTAGCAAAGCAAAAAAACTGGTAGAACGGACCGAAAAAGCAATGTACAGGGGTATTTCCACAGTAAAACCAGGAGCAAAAATCAATGATATTGGAGTAGCGATTCAAAAATACGTCTCAAAATTCAATTATGGCATTGTGCGGGATTTTACGGGACACGGCATTGGATCTGTGTTTCATACCGATCCCTCAGTGCTCCACTACGACACTGGTCATCCCGGAATAATTCTTCGCACGGGGATGGCTTTTACCGTAGAACCCATGATCAACGAGAGCTCAAACTGGGAATCGGTGATTGATAAAAGTGACAAATGGACGGTTCGAACCAAAGATGGTGCGCTTTCCGCACAGTTTGAACACACCATTCTCGTTACCGAAACGGGATACGAAATTTTAACACTCTCATAA
- a CDS encoding leucine--tRNA ligase produces the protein MSPEKRYNHRILEKKWQKYWKENETFRAETGSEKPKYYVLDMFPYPSGAGLHVGHPEGYTATDIIARYKRMRGFEVLHPMGWDAFGLPAENYAIKTGQHPEKTTKENIATFKRQIQSLGFSYDWSREFSTTDSEYYHWTQWIFLKMYKKGLLYEQEMPMNWCPKCRIVAANEEVEGGCHERCGAEVERRNLKQWMFRITEYADRLLEDLEELEDWPEKIIAMQKNWIGRSEGIEIEYPIEEQEEVITCYTTRPDTNFGATFVVLAPEHNFLKKHLDTLPNKTEVEKYRQEATKKSDIDRMADGRKKTGVFTGLFVRNRLNDKKLPLYVGDFVLAHVGTGAVVGVPGHDKRDFEFAQEMGIDVIRVVVSPDGDKSPIENIEQVQEVAGTMINSEFLDGLPILEAKEKIMDYLVKKGQGTRKVNYKLRDWIFTRQRYWGEPIPLVRDEEGSIYPLDESELPITLPETNNFLPTESGKSPLAKIQDWGKIQGDIQKDGSVKLSKTGSQIFFRETSTMPNWAGSNWYWLRFMDAQNTKQPWSPKAEQYWGPVDLYVGGAEHAVLHLLYSRFWHKVFFDLGLVSTKEPFKKLMNQGLILAEDGQKMSKSLGNVVNPDEIVEQYGADTLRMYEMFMGPFEQNKAWNTNAAEGMYKFLQRIWRTFHEKEIIADACPGKEFQKLVHKTVKKITHDIEEFKFNTAISQLMILVNAMQKASHLPRNGATKFVQILSPFAPHLAEELWRERLEKTESITYSEWPTWDETLTKDEEIEIAVQVCGKLRGSIKAPADITKENATLQAKELENVQRFLEGKHILKEIYVPGKIVNIVAK, from the coding sequence ATGTCCCCCGAAAAACGATATAATCACCGAATATTAGAAAAAAAATGGCAAAAATATTGGAAAGAAAACGAAACATTTCGTGCAGAAACGGGATCAGAAAAACCAAAATATTATGTTCTCGACATGTTCCCTTATCCTTCGGGAGCAGGGCTTCATGTGGGGCATCCCGAGGGATATACCGCTACGGATATTATTGCACGCTACAAACGAATGCGCGGTTTTGAGGTACTTCATCCCATGGGCTGGGATGCTTTTGGTCTTCCTGCGGAAAACTATGCCATTAAAACAGGGCAACATCCCGAAAAAACAACAAAAGAGAATATTGCCACCTTTAAGCGACAGATTCAGTCTCTTGGGTTTTCGTATGATTGGAGTCGAGAGTTTTCTACAACGGATTCGGAATACTATCACTGGACGCAATGGATTTTTCTGAAGATGTACAAAAAAGGGCTTCTCTATGAACAAGAAATGCCAATGAACTGGTGCCCAAAATGTCGCATTGTTGCCGCAAACGAAGAGGTAGAAGGAGGATGCCACGAGCGATGCGGAGCAGAAGTGGAACGACGAAATTTAAAACAATGGATGTTTCGCATTACCGAATATGCTGATCGATTACTGGAAGATCTTGAGGAGCTAGAAGATTGGCCAGAAAAAATTATTGCTATGCAGAAAAATTGGATTGGACGAAGCGAAGGAATTGAAATTGAGTATCCTATAGAAGAGCAAGAGGAAGTTATCACCTGTTACACCACACGCCCCGATACTAATTTTGGCGCTACGTTTGTCGTGCTTGCTCCCGAACACAATTTTCTCAAGAAACACCTCGATACTCTTCCAAACAAAACCGAAGTAGAAAAATATAGACAAGAAGCAACGAAAAAATCGGATATTGACCGCATGGCAGATGGACGAAAAAAAACAGGTGTTTTTACCGGACTTTTTGTTCGCAACCGGTTAAATGATAAAAAATTGCCACTCTATGTGGGAGATTTTGTACTGGCTCATGTAGGAACCGGAGCAGTGGTTGGTGTTCCTGGACACGACAAGCGCGACTTTGAATTCGCACAAGAAATGGGAATTGATGTTATTCGTGTGGTCGTTTCGCCAGACGGCGATAAGTCTCCCATCGAAAATATCGAACAAGTTCAAGAAGTCGCTGGAACTATGATAAATAGCGAATTCTTGGATGGGCTCCCTATCTTAGAAGCAAAAGAAAAAATCATGGATTATTTGGTGAAAAAGGGGCAAGGGACGCGGAAGGTAAATTACAAACTCCGCGACTGGATTTTTACTCGCCAGAGATACTGGGGCGAACCCATTCCACTCGTTCGTGACGAAGAGGGAAGTATCTATCCGCTTGATGAATCGGAACTCCCCATCACTCTGCCAGAAACGAATAATTTTCTTCCGACTGAAAGTGGTAAGAGTCCTTTGGCAAAAATTCAAGACTGGGGAAAAATACAAGGAGATATACAAAAAGACGGAAGTGTGAAGCTCTCAAAAACCGGATCACAAATCTTCTTCCGAGAAACTTCCACCATGCCAAACTGGGCAGGAAGTAACTGGTACTGGCTCCGTTTTATGGACGCACAAAATACAAAACAACCTTGGTCACCAAAAGCAGAACAGTACTGGGGACCAGTGGATTTATATGTTGGTGGCGCGGAACACGCAGTGCTTCACCTGCTCTACTCCCGATTTTGGCATAAAGTATTTTTTGACTTGGGACTTGTGAGCACAAAAGAACCCTTTAAAAAATTAATGAATCAAGGGCTTATTTTGGCAGAAGACGGACAAAAAATGAGTAAGTCACTCGGAAATGTAGTCAATCCCGATGAAATTGTGGAGCAATACGGCGCTGATACCCTTCGTATGTACGAAATGTTCATGGGACCGTTTGAGCAAAATAAGGCATGGAACACGAATGCTGCTGAAGGAATGTACAAATTTCTTCAGCGCATTTGGCGTACGTTTCACGAAAAAGAGATTATAGCAGACGCCTGCCCTGGAAAAGAATTTCAAAAACTCGTACACAAAACCGTCAAAAAAATAACCCACGATATTGAAGAATTTAAATTTAATACTGCTATTTCTCAACTCATGATTCTCGTAAATGCGATGCAAAAAGCTTCGCATTTGCCAAGAAACGGCGCCACGAAATTTGTGCAAATTCTCTCACCATTTGCGCCACACCTCGCGGAAGAGCTTTGGAGAGAACGTCTTGAAAAAACAGAAAGTATTACCTATTCCGAGTGGCCAACATGGGACGAAACCCTCACTAAGGACGAAGAAATTGAAATTGCCGTACAAGTTTGCGGAAAACTCCGCGGATCAATAAAGGCTCCGGCAGATATCACAAAAGAAAACGCTACCTTGCAAGCAAAGGAACTCGAAAACGTACAACGATTTCTGGAAGGGAAACATATTCTCAAAGAGATTTATGTCCCAGGGAAAATTGTGAATATAGTGGCGAAATAA
- a CDS encoding transposase, whose amino-acid sequence MKWINVFTKPEYCYILWDSLQYCRKEKGMKLYAFVFMTNHIHIIISASKEETPLWHIIRDFKKFTAQKIIQKMQQEENRDWILNLMKETGEKNGANTQYQFWIQDDGAIEISSEKFFHQKMNYLHHNPVRAQIVSKPEYYGWSSARLYEKDDTRFLDSLSEIF is encoded by the coding sequence GTGAAATGGATAAATGTATTCACGAAACCAGAATACTGCTATATTCTTTGGGATAGTCTTCAATACTGCCGAAAAGAAAAAGGAATGAAACTCTATGCCTTTGTCTTTATGACCAACCATATTCATATCATCATAAGTGCCAGTAAAGAAGAGACACCACTTTGGCATATTATTCGAGACTTTAAAAAATTCACCGCTCAAAAAATAATTCAAAAAATGCAACAAGAAGAGAATAGAGATTGGATATTAAACCTTATGAAAGAAACAGGAGAAAAAAATGGAGCAAATACCCAATACCAATTCTGGATTCAAGATGACGGAGCGATAGAAATATCCAGTGAGAAATTCTTTCATCAAAAAATGAATTACCTCCACCACAACCCTGTACGAGCACAGATCGTCTCAAAACCTGAATATTACGGATGGAGTTCAGCTCGTCTTTACGAAAAAGACGATACTCGATTTCTCGATTCTCTTTCTGAGATATTCTGA
- a CDS encoding fructose-1,6-bisphosphatase: protein MSFTALDPFLRIDPFLREAGMEDSLRNVVFTIAHAGKYVAHTIRNENLDYVNSTNESGDEQLALDVLSDRIFCNHLHSSQSVAKFASEEQEEAVQITCSSKNPYSVAFDPLDGSSIVDADFAIGSIFGIFPGKDFLGKTGRDIVAAGYILYGPKTIFVVATEKGVWEFTENAIGEFVLSRKNIALAEEAQFFAPGNIRAIAEKKQYENLITDFAKSGKSLRYSGGMVPDIHMMLTKGSGIFLYPANKNRPKGKLRLLFECAPFAFLINAAGGMAVDEHGNNLLDKVIIETHQTDTILAGSKKTVEQAVEKLGSEK from the coding sequence ATGTCTTTTACTGCACTCGATCCGTTTCTCCGCATCGACCCATTTTTGCGAGAAGCCGGCATGGAAGACAGCTTGCGAAATGTTGTCTTCACCATTGCTCACGCGGGGAAGTATGTTGCACACACTATCCGAAACGAAAATCTCGACTACGTCAATTCTACAAATGAATCAGGGGATGAACAGCTTGCGCTTGATGTTCTTTCTGATCGTATTTTTTGCAACCACCTTCACTCAAGCCAATCTGTGGCGAAGTTCGCCAGCGAAGAACAAGAAGAAGCGGTGCAGATCACCTGTTCATCAAAAAATCCATATTCAGTTGCATTCGATCCACTTGATGGAAGTTCTATTGTTGATGCGGATTTTGCCATTGGATCTATTTTTGGCATTTTTCCCGGAAAAGATTTCCTCGGAAAAACCGGACGAGATATAGTTGCCGCCGGATACATTCTCTATGGACCGAAGACTATTTTTGTCGTTGCCACCGAAAAAGGCGTCTGGGAATTTACTGAAAATGCTATTGGCGAATTTGTTCTCTCTCGAAAAAATATTGCTCTTGCGGAGGAAGCTCAATTTTTTGCTCCTGGAAATATTCGAGCAATTGCAGAAAAAAAGCAGTACGAAAATCTCATTACCGACTTTGCAAAATCGGGAAAATCTTTACGATATTCTGGAGGAATGGTACCCGATATTCACATGATGCTCACAAAAGGATCGGGGATTTTTCTCTATCCTGCGAATAAAAATCGCCCCAAGGGAAAACTACGCCTGCTTTTTGAATGCGCTCCATTTGCGTTTCTCATAAATGCCGCCGGAGGAATGGCAGTAGATGAACATGGAAACAATCTACTCGACAAGGTGATTATCGAAACCCATCAGACCGATACCATTCTCGCGGGGTCAAAAAAAACCGTAGAGCAGGCAGTAGAAAAGCTGGGTTCTGAAAAATAA
- the rnc gene encoding ribonuclease III: protein MNPSQLSGLLGVPLHDVSIFELAFTHKSYANEHKSVEHNERLEFLGDAVLELVITEHLFRIFPEKPEGELTKYRSALVSGASLSGIAKSLDFGNLLFLSRGEEMGGGRQKNPILANVFEAVVGAIYMDSGFSVAQEFITKNVLSRLSEVVAKKLYIDPKSAFQEWAQEKREITPEYHLLKEFGPDHEKMFRVGVFLGEEKMGEGLGTSKQKAEVAAAEDALGKNME, encoded by the coding sequence ATGAATCCTTCTCAGCTTTCAGGTCTTCTTGGCGTTCCTCTTCATGATGTCTCCATTTTTGAGTTGGCGTTTACGCACAAGAGCTATGCCAATGAGCACAAGAGCGTGGAGCACAATGAGCGTCTCGAATTTCTTGGGGATGCCGTTTTAGAGCTGGTTATTACGGAGCATCTTTTTCGTATTTTTCCCGAAAAGCCAGAAGGGGAACTCACAAAGTACCGAAGTGCCCTTGTTTCTGGCGCTTCTCTTTCTGGCATTGCAAAATCTCTTGATTTTGGGAATTTACTTTTCCTTTCTCGAGGAGAAGAAATGGGAGGAGGAAGACAAAAAAATCCAATTCTTGCTAATGTATTCGAGGCAGTGGTGGGAGCCATTTATATGGATTCAGGATTCTCCGTCGCACAGGAGTTTATTACAAAAAATGTTCTTTCGCGTCTTTCGGAGGTTGTTGCCAAAAAACTTTACATTGATCCCAAATCTGCTTTTCAGGAGTGGGCGCAAGAAAAACGAGAAATTACTCCAGAGTACCATCTCCTAAAAGAATTTGGTCCTGATCATGAGAAAATGTTTCGTGTTGGAGTTTTTTTGGGAGAAGAAAAAATGGGAGAAGGTTTGGGAACAAGTAAGCAAAAAGCAGAAGTGGCGGCGGCAGAAGATGCACTCGGAAAAAATATGGAATAA
- the rpmF gene encoding 50S ribosomal protein L32 codes for MAVPKKKPAKSASRTRYSHFQSLVRIRLQEETHGVNCPSCGALRLSHCVCPACGMYKGRQVLQKKKSKETTRVQA; via the coding sequence ATGGCTGTTCCAAAGAAAAAACCGGCAAAATCCGCCTCAAGAACCCGATATTCTCATTTTCAAAGCCTAGTACGTATCCGTCTTCAAGAGGAAACCCATGGTGTTAATTGTCCTTCTTGCGGTGCTTTGCGTCTCAGTCATTGTGTTTGTCCTGCGTGTGGTATGTATAAGGGGCGACAGGTGCTTCAGAAAAAGAAATCGAAAGAAACCACTCGTGTACAGGCATAG